In the Salvia miltiorrhiza cultivar Shanhuang (shh) chromosome 8, IMPLAD_Smil_shh, whole genome shotgun sequence genome, CCACCATCTTCCATTTCCAGATCATAATCTTCAACCTTCCATTGAATGCAAACTCTGCTACCCTTCTCTCAAAATGCCATTTTCCCACGTTGCAGATAAAAAATGGTTCCTTTATACAGAGCCATGGGATGCCAAAAAGGATATGCTACTCATCATCACCTTGCTCGCTAAGAAGGAAGCCTGCAAGCCACTCTTGCCACATGAATCGTTCTATGCCAGATGCTGCGCAATGGATGCCTTGAACAACACATACAAGGCAGGCTTCCGCGTGATCGACATAGATAATCGGCTGGCGTTCCTTCGGAAGCGCTATCTATGCTTCAAGGAGCTTCTGAAGAAGCCTGGTACGGACTGGGACCTCACCAAGAACATCGTCCACGCTGCTGATGACTTGTGGGTGCAGCTCTTTGAGGTATATTTACATAAGCTTCCTTAGCGAAAAATGTTTTAGTTGTTACTTTCTGTGCTCACCTCCAATTATTGGTATGTTCTGTATTATCACCTTAGGAAAAGATATTCTATCAAGCTTACCATCACCGCGGGGAACCTGAGTTCTATAAACTTGCTACGTTGTTCGGAGCCAATGACGTAAAGAAGGAACCTTCTCACACTATGGTTATCATCGAGGATTCGCCTCAAGACAAAGAGAAGGACTGGTCTAGTTTCTTCGACATATCCTCTTCTGATGATGAAGTTACCTCTCCCATTATGAAAGTTACCTCCCCCATTACGAAAGCTACAGCTGTACGTAAACTCTGCTACGACGATGCACGTTCCAGCACAACTCCTGTGCTCACAGACTACCCAACACACGCGAACGCCCCATGGCTGTTAGCAATTCAGAGGGGGCTCGTTCCGCCGGCGCCGGCAGCATTTCCCGCTGCAAATGCTTTCCCTCGTAAGCCGAAAGACCACAACAATACTCCGGACTCCGGCGTCGGTGGGAGCTCTTGCGCATCTTCATCGCCATTTAAGTAGTAGTCTCGTCCCATGGATCTTAATTATGGTTTAGGTTTGGTCTAGTTTCCTCCACTCTTTGGCATGTCCCATATTTTCATATTGTTCCTTAATGGTCTTACGGGATATTGCTTTTTTGTCTATTAGCTATATGTTTTGAGGTAGGAGGATTATTATGCTAAATTAGTGCTAGTTTGTGTCATATTAACGGGTAGCTCGGTCCATTTGCAGATTCTAAATTTTAATGTAAGTAAAGATTCTGCAAGTTAGATTATTCCATGGTTTCATAACAATTATGATTTTCCCATGTTTTGCAATATATAGAAGTATCTCCACTAGTGATATAAAATCATTTAATATATGTTGAACATGCATAAATTTCTGCATAAGATCATTCAATATATGTTGGATCTGCTCTCATAAAGTTCTGCATAACATCATTTAAAAAGAAGCTAAATACCAGCAACTAAACTAAATGTCTGCTGCATAAATTTCTGCATAAAATGAAGCTCAATACCAGCAAACAATATCATAGACAAAGTATTAGTCACCCACGACAAAAAAGATCAGAAGATAAGTCCAAAACATCTCCTTATGAGTTTCTACTACATATACATAACCTTGTAGTAACCTGCAAAGTTATGTCAAAAGCTACAGCACCCCAATTACTTATTATACTTCTCTTGGAGCAAATGAGTAACGTAGTCAGGTTTCTCATCATCAAGAAGTGATGTGAATATGTCCAGGCGCTCAACCTCCTTAGCGAGCAAATCACAAACTTCAAACTTTTCCTTCTTGGACAACCCCGGGATAGCACTCAGCTGGGTAAACACCTCCTTCCTTGCAATCGAGACATCGTGGTCATGGCCACTTTGTGAAGCTATTGTTTCCAGCCACTTCTCCGTGCCACGACCTATTTGAACCAGTGCTTCGCAGACGGCACTGAATCCGTCATCCCTCTTTCGCTTCTTGTTTATCACACATGAGACGACTTCGGGCTGCTTAGTCTGACTAGCGGATTCTTCATCATCCATATTCTCAAATATATGGTCCATTCTAACATGGTATTCACCATTGCCGTGGGTCTGACTTAAGTCAATGTTGCAATACATGTCGTGGGCGGCGTTCATCATGTCTTCAGCTGTTTCACCATTAGCTCGGTCCTTACCGAAAATTTCCTTCCAGTCATCATAATAAGGCCAGCTTTTGTTGCGCATCAAACACGCGTTATTATCTTTCTGTTACACGCAAACAAATTGTAATCCTTTATCGCAAAAActtcaaaatgaaatacattGTAATATTTTCATTCAAATAACCTGGACGATCGCTTCCCACTGCTCATTGTTGCAATCTATCATGTGAGTAGCGTTGAAGCCGACACCAGTATTTTTAAGCATCTCCTGGAGTGAGTAGTAATCCTTCTTCCAGACAGTAGTCTTGGAATTGATATGCGGCATTCCCTTCAAGTCCGTAGTTGGAAATGCCTTCCTCATAGCTTCCTCAAGCTTGTTCAGATATCCCGCACGAAATCCGTTGTCGGATTTCCAACCATTAACTACCAAGTCTTTCAGTGCTCCCAAAAGTACCTCTTCCTCCCGCGTTGACCAGCTACGACGAGTTTTATCGGTCTTATTTTTACGCCCACAACGCACAAACTCGTTACTACCTGTGGGATTTAAACACAACAAACAAACCATCGGGTTATTAAGTGCTGCTGATATAGAGTTCCGAAGGGAATGCAGCACAGCTTGAGTAGGAAAATTTTCACAAGCAGAACGACAATGATAAAATTTTGGGGCTTATTTCAATGGTTCACCAACTTTATAACACACAATATGAATGTAACGTAATCAAGTAATTATCAACTGAATTCATTTCGGCAGACGAGGGATTTTCCTCAACCAGCAATATAAACTACATCTTATCACAAAACGTAAACAACAACAAATTTCTCAAATCGCCTAAAATGCAAACAACATCGAAAACAAAGAATGTGAGTTACTCATTTTTAGTCCAATAGAGCATATAAGCACATGATCGAGATGCAGTAAAATCGACGAAAACCTACACATTCGAACACAAAATCATATGCTAGCCTAGTAAACAAACCTTGAGTCGTAGAACTCATGTTGACGTTGGCGAAGAGTTTCTCGCGATCAATTGCAACCTTCTGAATCTAGCAAAGATGAGAATTTCTCCACTCCCGAGTTTCGCGCGTAGTTTGCTGATGAAAAAACCGCGAATCCATTTCTATTCTTATTTTCTCAACCCAAATGGTGAGGGTACGCTTGGAATTGCAAAATATAAGTGAGGGTAAATTTGTACTTTGTTGTGTAATCTATCTATGCAAATTATGTACCAAACAAGAAATGTCATTGTTAAAATTTGGCTGTACAGAAAATCAAAcgcatataattatatataatctcCTTTAATCTAGGAAATGTATCTTAATCTAATGTAACCAGACACATCTATACACACAAACCAAACGTCCCCTAAATGAtaaatgagtaagggtcaagtaggaaatgcgagaaaagaaaggaaggatttaaaaggtgaaattttgtttatccttcattttcccatgataaaaaatttacaaccaaagagaacgcaccctaattGGTTAAGGGTTTAGACCACAAGTAAACTTTGGGCACAAGGCGAAGGGAATTTCAGCCTCCGAagagtacaactggtgttggagtcttgatttttggctttgtccCTATAAAAGGTCGAATTGGGTCTTTCAAAATGCTAATGCTTTCTGGGCATAACCCTTTCAAGTGAGAGGCCAATGTAGGGATGACTTATGGGCAAAATAGCAAATCCATTAACTGATAATTTTTGGGTTTATACACTGAAAGGAAAAATTGGGTTCAAGGCTTTAATGTCCGTGACGTGTGACAATAGGGGCATTATTGCGTTTTACCTATAATCAATTGATGTATGCATGTAGTGAATATGGTTGCACCAATGAACGCATTTAATAAGTCAAGTACAAGTCAGGTTTCTTTTGTCTTTTGACCAAATCGTTTTTTTGCTtctgtttagtttttttttttttttttaattgttttgcaAACAAAAGTAGTCATAACAAGTAGCAGAAATCAACATTTTTTGTAGTGACACCATGACGAAAGAAGTTACAATCAGTTCTCGAATTCGACCCTGAACTTGTCGCTAACTAATGTAGTTGTGGgcacatgataaatttatttgaaGGAAGCTAAATGACGGCTTCGTCAGAATTGAGGACCGCCTAGGCCCATAAGATGCAAATGAGTTTGATTTTCAGAGTGATGTAGTCGGTGTGCCTCGTTGTCTTGGGGGGATTGACAATTTTAACAACTTCGTCATCTCCGCTGAATTGTGCTTCGTTCAAATTGATACTCTCACGTCTTTGAGAATTGAACGCATTTGTTGCCGAAAAATCAAGAGACAAATAATTTGGGGTCACTGAAAATTATCCTATTTGATCGGCGTACCAATTATGGAAATCATGTTCGAGCCCCTCGATCGAGCTCCGCTGGGATGCTCTTAGATGATCCTCtgagaaaaaggaaaagaaaaataaaaagaaagaatgtTTAGTTTAGTTAAACGAACAGCACACACAATCGCCATTGAGGCCCATTATCGAACGGGCCGAAATGTGCATCTGAATTGAAAGATGGGCCACCACGTGCTTGCTTCGAGTCCAAACCTCTTCTCAAACGATGAAACTTTACATTAACGCGTACGGCAAATCCAGGAAACACAGCATCTCCACATCAGTTTCATCATCTTCCACAACGCATCAAAAAATCTAGGGCTGATTCTACAGCGCCACTTCTGCTTCCACAGCTTCGGATTGTATTCCCGGCAGCTCAGCTCGCCTGCGTTCGGGTAGAATTCCTGCAGTTTTCCGGCCAGGTATTTACTATATCAGTCGATTATCTCGAGTTTGTCCTCGAGATTTAGCTGTTGTATTTGATCTGCTAATTTCGTATCCAATTATGTGTTAATTTATACTTTCTCGATCTGTTGGTTTGATTTTGCTGAACACTTCATGCATCCGTATTTGAAAAAATTCTCCATCTCGAAGTTTGTGATTTGCAAAAATGATGttggttaatgaatttactagcTGTTGTATGAATAATGTTTGGAAAACTAGGAAATAGATATCATCAAATTTAAGAATTTCAGGTTTTTTGGTTATGCATATGCCTCGCCATTTGAATTCTTTGTTATTTGATATTGGTTTATGGCAAACAAAAGTTAAGTGAAATTTTTATTGGATTGAAGGATTGCAGTGCGAGAAGCTAGAAGTTAAGTATGGCTGCGGCTGAAGAGAACAGTGCGCTGTTCCCCATTTTTGTGTTGACGATGATTGCACTGCCTCTAGTGCCTTATACTTTTGTCAACTTATACCTCACATTCAGAAAAAAGAGCCAGAATATTAATTGCCGTTGTTCAGCTTGCTTCCGCTCCGGGAAGTATCGAAAATCCATATTTAGACGCGTAAGTATCTAACCTGACTGCGCACCTCCTCCCAATACTGAAGTTGACATTCATGGTGTTAGCTGATCCTGTGTTTCCTCTTCTGTATATTTTGTGGTTTTATGTGATATCCTTAAATTCGTCTGATTACTGTCACATTTCAGATTTCAAACTTTTCGACTTACAGCAACCTTACGGTTTTGTTACTCTGGGTGGTGGTGGTTCTTTTGAGTTTCTACATCAAACATATTAACACTGAGGTACTTTCTGGTTCTTCCTGTTCTGCTCCCAGTGAAGTAGTGATTATTAATGACATATTTGGACTGGAAGGTCTGTTAGGGACAATGAGCATATTGCTCGAATTTGCATCAAGAAGGGGTTCACACATGTATTGAAAAATAATCCAGCTCGTGAACTAcattttgtgtttttcttttgaATGTTCTTTGACTGTATAACATATCTATTTCAGACTAATGGATCTTAATTTTACAGATCCAAATATTTGAGCCATTCAGCATACTGGGATTAGAACCTGGAGTGTCAGAACCAGAAATAAAGAAGGCCTATAGGAAACTTTCCATTTTATACCATCCTGATAAAAATCCAGACCCAGGTTGAAGGTGTTTAATGACTGCATTTTACGATTATAGTTTAATCTATAACCGAGACGGAAACTGACAGTGTTCTTGTTCCAGTTGCTTACTGAATTCAAACCTTCCTGTGCAGAGGCTCACAAGTACTTTATCGATTATATATCCAAGGCTTATCAGGCTCTAACTGATCCTATATCACGGGAGAACTTTGAGAAGTACGGGCATCCTGATGGCAGGCAGGTAATTGTATATAAGGAGAACTTTTATTTGGCGTCATCACTTTTCTGATAGTTTTACATGAGAAATCAGTTCTGTGGTTTTTCCCCTCGGTAGGGCCTTCAAATGGGAATCGCTCTTCCCCAGTTCCTTTTGAACATTGATGGAGCATCTGGTGGAATTTTGCTACTTGGAATCGTAGGAGTTTGTATTATTCTGCCCCTGACAATAGCCGTCATATACTTGTCAAGGTCATCAAAATATACGGGGAATTATGTCATGCATCACACAATGTATGCTTATTACCATTATATGAAGCCTTCATTAGCTCCAAGGTACAGAAACATTTGCTGCACTCAGTATTCTACCTTTGACACTACATGCTTGAATTGTTGTCATGTCATAGTTTCTTATAACTTGGTTATATCTGTTAGACACATGTGACATGACTTTAAAATTGTACCATTTTTGGATTATGATTTTTGAATTGATTTTTGCTATTTGAAAATCATGCTCTAGCATGTAATACAATGTAGAAGAATTGCAAATTTtgctatttatatttttgtaatgATTTGGTTTCAAATTAGCGTGCATCTGATCTTTTCGATTGTACAGCAAGGTGATGGAAGTTTTCATTAGGGCTGCTGAATACATGGAGATTCCAGTTCGTCGAAATGATGAAGAATCACTTCAGAAATTATTTGTGTTGGTCAGGAGTGAGCTAAATCTGGACCTTAGAAATATCCGACAAGAACAAGCTAAATTTTGGAAACAGCATCCTGCTTTAGTAAAGGTAATGAATTATCTGTTGAGTTTGAGATGTTAAGTGCATTGATATATGTTTCCCGTCTAAAAGTGTATGTTTTAATGTTCACAGTCTGAGTTATTGATTCAAGCACACCTGACCCGTGAAACCGCAGCATTATCTCCATATTTGCAGCGAGATTTTAAGAAAATGCTTGCCCTTGCACCTCGTCTTCTTGAAGAACTAATTAAGGTATTAGCAGTATATCATATTTAGCTTTGGTTTAGCCACCCCCCTCCTCTCTTACTTGTATGTGTATTTGATGAGAGGGGTATATtataaatgatttgtgattttTACATGATACGTTTTTAGGACAACTATCCAGATGACTTCCTGACAGATGATCACAATTTTGTTCAGTTTGCTACTTAAGTTAAGTAACACCTGCGGTTGCAAATAGAGGCAGATTTCCACtgattttttaattagtattataaatttataatattaacatAGCACTGCTTGAAGCAGTTTCTTGATACAAATCTTTGTTCCTGTATTTTGTTCCACTTGCTTCTCAACTTGCTTGGTTATTCTGAGGCAATTTTGTAAGCATATTATATGCCTTTCTATGGGTATAGATGATTATATATAACACAATTTTGTTCAGTTTGCTACTTAGTTTAAGTAACACATGCGGTTGCAAATAGAGGCAGATTTCCACTGATTTTTTAGTTACTACTCCCTCTGACCTCtgtccattacaaatgtcccattacttttgggcatggagattaagaaatgtgtaattagtagataaagtgagttggtgaagATTATTTAAGCATTATTTTAAAAGtatagagggtgtttggctgagcttataagctccttcaaaatgtttggcaaaataaggtCCTAAAGAGCgcttataagttgtaaaaataagctctaaaaGCTAATAAgctctccaaaaaataagttcatccaccccaacttattttctcattatcttataagcaacactcattttacaaaaataattcaactataattttttattttcatcatatatcattctaatttcatttttcttcaattttctctctctaataaaGATTTTCTTTgactaactaaaaattctttctctagcttataagttcaattacccaaacactttgacaacttataagctcttaaaaaactacatcttataagctcttgaaacatcttataagctccaagagttaaagctctttaaaataagcttagccaaaacACCCTCATAGAGAGAGAGTAGGGTGGCTGGACCcattagttaatgaatttaagTCCCTTAAttatttaccaaaaaaggaatggGACATTCCATTACGGGAactgggacatttgtaatgggacggagggagtattataataTTAACATATCATTGCTTGAAGCAGTTTCTCGATACAAATCTTTTGTTCCTGTATGTTGTTCCACTGTGCTTCTCAACTTGCTTGGTTATTCTGATTTCTTAGGCGATTTGTACGCATATTGTATGCTTTTCTATGGGTATAgatgattatatataaattatcttcCTATGCAGATGGCAATCATACCACGTACCCAACAGGGACATGGATGGCTGAGACCTGCAATTGGAGTGGTTGAGCTATCCCAGAGTATGATCCAGGTACATCCAGAGTCCCGAAGTAGTGTAAAGTGAACTTACTACTCTGCTTATGTGCTATTATAAACAATTGTtaccttttttttcctttccttttttcttttggaCTTGATTTCTATATCATAATTGATTTTTGTCTGTTTCTTCTTTGACCATCAATCAATTTGGATTCATATATTTCCTGTTATTTGCATCCTATTAGCTCATGCCAATTAGAGATATATCCTCTTCTATTAAACAAGAAATATGTTATCTTTAGACTGATTATTTTGCCGTTGCCTCTCATTTTGAGAATAAATCAATTTTAGATTGTCCTTGGAGAGGTTGGATCAAGTTGCCACTCTGTTAGATCAGAAAGAAACTGGAATTTGTTCCATTGGACTCATTATTCTTGTATCATGAATATGAAATTCTACAATTTCATAAACAAGGGGATGCTTTGACTGGAAACTTCTTTTGATAAACAACCTAACCCTGTAAATTAGAAGTCCTAAGAGACAGCAAGTTAATTAACTCTGCTGCAACCTTCTGGAGAAACATTAAGGAGCTGCCTTTTATCCCTTCAGcaattatttcttactccctTG is a window encoding:
- the LOC130998418 gene encoding uncharacterized protein LOC130998418 is translated as MSSTTQGSNEFVRCGRKNKTDKTRRSWSTREEEVLLGALKDLVVNGWKSDNGFRAGYLNKLEEAMRKAFPTTDLKGMPHINSKTTVWKKDYYSLQEMLKNTGVGFNATHMIDCNNEQWEAIVQKDNNACLMRNKSWPYYDDWKEIFGKDRANGETAEDMMNAAHDMYCNIDLSQTHGNGEYHVRMDHIFENMDDEESASQTKQPEVVSCVINKKRKRDDGFSAVCEALVQIGRGTEKWLETIASQSGHDHDVSIARKEVFTQLSAIPGLSKKEKFEVCDLLAKEVERLDIFTSLLDDEKPDYVTHLLQEKYNK
- the LOC130996585 gene encoding dnaJ protein ERDJ2-like codes for the protein MAAAEENSALFPIFVLTMIALPLVPYTFVNLYLTFRKKSQNINCRCSACFRSGKYRKSIFRRISNFSTYSNLTVLLLWVVVVLLSFYIKHINTEIQIFEPFSILGLEPGVSEPEIKKAYRKLSILYHPDKNPDPEAHKYFIDYISKAYQALTDPISRENFEKYGHPDGRQGLQMGIALPQFLLNIDGASGGILLLGIVGVCIILPLTIAVIYLSRSSKYTGNYVMHHTMYAYYHYMKPSLAPSKVMEVFIRAAEYMEIPVRRNDEESLQKLFVLVRSELNLDLRNIRQEQAKFWKQHPALVKSELLIQAHLTRETAALSPYLQRDFKKMLALAPRLLEELIKMAIIPRTQQGHGWLRPAIGVVELSQSMIQAVPLSSRKATGGSSEGYGPFLQLPHFTESVVKKIARKKVRSFQDLREMKQQERAELLTQVAGFSDAEAQDVEIVLEMMPSISIDLTCETEGEEGIQEGDIVTMQAWITLRRWNDSIRAFPHAPYFPYEKEENFWLLLADASSNDVWMSQKVNFMDEATAIIAASKAIQELKEGSGASAKEINIAVKEAIDRVKSGSRLVMGKFQAPSEGNYNLTSYCLCDAWIGCDAKSNVKLKVLKRTRAGTRNVVSTDEVPSLEDGADDEDEEGDDEYDDDYESEYSEDDEDVRGQDTKGAVANGSVHDEPNDSSSDDGSER